The region ttgaaatactggactcactactcaaagaaaaaactgactataacatcttgtttgggatagtcaacaggtaatttcaatcattattaacaatatatctcggcctatttagttcgtcatttcatgatatgaactatttaataacccctttattcattttctttatcggcgggcagggcttgggcatggttcatcagcgtcacggaagtcgaatggaaagaaaagcttaaatggggaagacccaaggtaagtaattaagtagtactagctagctagctagctgccatctctttaattatcatgcttgattaattattatatgatcaaattccattctcgtaaaggccctgaagcaggcgcaggggactgatctgtgtgcattctgcgtttgcgagaacattcgcatgatggcgtccgaaaggagcagatctcaaagacaggaatgggtacgcttgtcaaaacactattcacaatttttgcaccattatcgatatctagtcacacaactaatacacattgatctccttcttaacagtttcagagaggtgcgggcgaagctcctagaaacggagcgcgtagaagcacttcaagaggaaatagtgggatttttgctcgactaggtcataaatccgaagggagaatactattacccgctaccgccccatgaaaaccacttccaattgtcatcgtgctccgaaggcaccaattaggctaactagtcgtcaacccgtgcaactgcacgggctagCATAAAATAACTTAAAATGCATGCGTATTAGAACATGTGAAAGTAGTCCTTGGTGATGTATAGGGAAAATAAACAATATCCCTTTAGTAATTTCCTAAATTATAAAACCACTATTAGAAGGTGGAATCTTTAACAACAACAAAAATGCAAATAACTGAGAACATATTATGGGCAACACAAATGGGAAGAACGTATTTTAAATCAGCTACATATTGGGATATGATATTGCGTGAATTGTTAGAAATGAACCAAATATAGTTTGAGCATGATTATTTTCGTGAAGAAACCTACTTTTTGGTAACCTTGGTTTAAACATATACAGGCATACTGTAAGCAACTCGCGAGCCACGAAGTTCGCATCTACTAATAATGGGTAATCTGAGATTACTCCTATTATTGGTTGTTAGCTTTTAGGTTAACAAATAAGTATAAAAATATAGATTAATTCAAAATATTTTAATGATATTCGATATTGGGAAAGAACGTGCTATTAATAAAATATCATATATAATTTCTGTATATCCTAAACCAcaatttacttgaagctatatttgtgTCAACTCATTTATTTAGTTGGTTTTTGGCAATTGAAAGTGGAATTCAAAGAAACTAATAAGAATTTTGATAACAATTGATTCTTATGTACCAAAGGGAAGTTGAGTGAGACCTGCATGAGCATAAATATATTACTATGAGAACTAACGTAACAACATTTTTTTTCTGTAACTCAGTTTTCCTGCAAGTCGAACATATTACACGGGAGACACAGATTGGATCTAAAGGACCAAACATTCAGCTAGCGAAGTCGAAAAGTCCATATGTTTCTCATTTGCAATTAACATTTGAATCTAGGACTTTGACCTTTATTTCCTGAACCCTTTTTTCCTCAAGTAGAGATGATAATCTTGATCTGAAAAGAAATAGACCAAATGATTGTCTTCATGGATAATCTCTAAGAAAAAAATACTAAATGCATTACATATGGGGAATAACTAAGTCAGTACATGCATGTTTTGATGCTAAGCCTCGTGCGTCATGCCACAATTAAGTAGTTCATTTCTCGAACAAATTTAGTTATTGTTTTTGTTTGACTTATCAATTATTAATTGCTTCACAGGTAGAGAGGTATGTATGCACACGGCCTGCCTATATTAGACATCTGCCATATGTGTTTTATATTCGAATTATCCTGATTTAGATTAAAAGAACTGCATGAATAACAGTCTAACTGAACTATGGCTTTATCTCCATATATAATTTGATGGATAGAACTACTGTACCTTATTGTATGAGATATACCATTGGGGCACCGAGTCAAGCATGCACATGTACTTCAAAATCAAGGAAACCAAGGCCCGGAGTAGATATAGAGAGACAACTAACATGTTCAATCCACTGGCTCCTAGTCTCTACAAATTTAGACAAATTGAAGAAGAAAAACAGTAgctaataaataagtaaaaaatggAGAAAATGAGTagatacttcctccattcctaaatatatgtctttttaggtattccaatatggactacatacagagcaaaatgagtgaatctacacgctaaaatacgtctatatacacccgtatatagtctatattgaaatctctataaagacttatatttaggaatggagggagtactaattaacaAATCCATTCACTGCAGCAGTCCAGCCTCAATTTGCCGTTATGATAGATTGGCGTAAATTTCCTAGCATCAACAATTGTAGTAATGTCATCGGCCATCACCTGCTCGTCCTCCATAGTCGATCATGTGCTCTACAAAGTCCACAGACTTCACATACCCAAGTATTTTTTTAATAGCGTAATGCTCAAGGAATGCCATGGATGGATGCTCCTACCATAAATAATTGAAACTGCACATGGTGGAATCGAACAGCAAGAAATAAGGGCTGCAGGACGTGCTGGTGTTGGAATCCAACCAGAGGATGAGGAAGTTGCACTATGGAGGCCATGCATGGCGGATTGGTTGGACATGAAACTGCTGCCTCTTTGGTGACATCTAAAGTCGAACTTGCCGAAGAAGCTTTCTCTATCAGGACAAACTTTTCAGGAGGAGATATAGCTGATTGACGTACGCCGATCATGGAGATGTAAACTGAGTTCTTCGTGTATATACGGGGTGGGCAGTTGGAGGAGAACTCTGCATCCTCAATGATGATAGTGAACGGATATTCTACTTGAAACTGTCGTCCGTACATCACCTCCTCTGCACCACCAAGCTTCACATTGATTAATTGAGCCTAGAAAGGGAACCCAAATAGGATCACAGAAGCTTTGGAGATTTAAATGATGAAGAGAAGGGTATATAGGAACACATTGGATTGGATAACATCACGGCCTTTTCAAATTTGTCAATCCCTGCGTGGAGGAGCAGCAGCGGACTATAtagagatatatatatataactcaAGTATGCCATACAGAGAGCTAACTTTTGATGCACAGCAATTTTAAAATCTACAGATCCACAAATGAAAATTGTACACTATGAGAATTTATGCAAATTGCTAAATCTTAAATGTCAAATGTATAGGAAAATATTTGAAATAAATGCATCAAACCTTTCTTAATCCTGGAAGATCGAATATATTTTATGCCATGCAAACACTCTAAGATTCATTGTTTGTTGGAAGAAACAACATACAAAATCTAATATGTGCAGCATAGACAGTATATGCAAAGATTCCTATGAACATCAAATTCAACTGGCTGGTCGGGTGGTTGATTGGTAGATGTAGACAATGTGAGCTTGCTGAAGAAACGTGATGGAGAGCACCCCAGGCAATTATGTGTGTAGAACGGATAGTCATGTAAGGAAGGGTGCTGAAATACAAGTAGCAAACCGATTTTTCTTGCTGCAACACTATGTATCAAGCAAATATATTTAGGGTTGTATGAACGGTAAAGTAGTTCACATGCGGCGAACAGAGGAGGGATTTGTGGAGTTGATGCAGAATTTATTGGAGATGAAACATAAGCTTCATGTAGCCATGTGCCACCGTACCTGTCCATCGTGATTCTTCCACGTTGCCGCTGATCTGTGCTTACCTACGGTCTTCACAGAGGCCCTAGGGTAAGATGGCCGAACCTAAAATTCCTGCTGCTACGTAAAGAACGCTGCGAGGAAGGGACTTTGGGGGCAAAGACATTATTAATTGAAGAAGTGAGCAAGCTGAGGattgagagagaggaggggagagagagggggggattaTGCTAAGAAATGTTTTAACacacttgctcctggttgtgtgcatagcccccaggatatgatatattacttctctgaaaaatattttcctgctcataaacaAACTGccgtacaggaaatatttaactttgtgcaagttGAAGAAGGGAATATCCCTCAAGCATGGGGGAGGTTTCTCCAATAACTTAATGctctgcctgatcatcctcttaagaaaaatgaaaatacttgatatcttttataatggactaaccgatgcttctagggactacctagatagttgtgctggtagtGTTTTCAGGGAATAAACTCTTGAATAGGGTGAAGAATTATTAAATAATATATTGAGTTATgataacaattggacacttcctgaaccaccacctaagtcaactccgaagaagagggttaCTCTATTTCcctgtcctgaagatatgcaagaggcaaagaaatctatgaaagagaaggttattaaagctaaagatgtcaagaatttaccacctattaaagaaatacatggactcGATACCCGACACAGGTGGTAGAGTTAAATTCTCTTGTAAGATTTGATgaggtgatattccttataataaatCTGCTAGCCAATGCGTGGATGAATTTGACAATTACATTGTTAAGCAAGAACACTTTAATATGTATGTTTGCAAGCAGTTAAATAATAATTGATCTCCTGAGTGACTTAATGTTCAGAATTGATAATGATGTTAAAGGTCTAGTTAAACATGCATCCACGGTCCAAACTCATTTAGAACAAGATGCTAAGTGACAAAATGATTTGCCTAATAagatgaataataatatgaatgatcatgatgctagagtaatgactagaggaggtagaatgactcaggagccaCTTTATCCTAGAGGCCATCCtgaaagaattgagcaagattcttagagaattaaTAATGATACACCTAGTTCatctaagaagaaaaagaaaaatgatataactttgcatgcttctagtgaagctgaagtagaaaaaccttctAGGAATAGtgatgatgtttctatttctgatgttgagacACAATCTGGAAATgtacattcacctagtgataatgataatgacAATAATGATGTTTATGATGCTCAATCAACAATGATAAAGAacctgataatgatgtagaaatagaacctgttgttgatcatgataacccacctcctaagaataaaaaatatgataagagaaattacattgctagaaaacatggtaaagagagagaactatgggttcagaaacccatgccttttcctactAAGACACCTAAAAATAAGGATGAGGAAGGATTTCAACACTTTGCTAAAATGCTACTccgtccgtcccataatataggtagcgtaaaaaacgttcttatattatgggatggagggagtagtaaacataTAGCACAGTGTTTTGGACAGATTTGACCAACAAGTTTAGTAATTTTATGTTTTAGCCAAGGTTTTTTTTTACACAAAGTAATTTTAACCAAGTTTAGTAATTTTAAGTTTTTTTTAGACAAAGTAATTTAACCAAGTGAGAGTGACCAAATTGAGATCCGAGAAAAAGGGCCGAATTCATGGGCCCGTTAGCAAACTGTGTCGGAAACCGGCCCAGCAAAATAGGGCCACCACACCACACCACACAGCCGACGGCCGACCATTCGCATCCACGCGCGCCACTCTTCCCCAAATCCGGAAACCCTCACCGGCGCCGCCGTCGGCCATGGCCGAGCAGCTGCAGCCACCGTTCGACCCAGCCACGGCGGCCGACCCGCACGGGAGGGAACGATGCGCAGAGCTGATGCTCGCGTACATCTACCACAACCTCCCCAGCTACCCCCTCTACGACGGCGCGCGGTTCACCGCCCTCGCCGCCTCCCGCGGCGGCGCCGACCGCCTCAGCCGCCTGCCCCGCGACCTCCTGCGCAACGTCCTCGCCCGCCTCCCCGTCAAGGAcgccgcgcgcaccgccgcgctctCCTCCCGCTGGCGCGCGCTCTGGCGCTCCACGCCCCTCGTCCTCGCCGACATCCACCTCCTCCCCAAAGCCCGGGCCTTGCGCCCCACGCCGGCCGACTCGCCGGCCGTCACCGCCGCCGTCTCCCGCGTCCTCGAAGCGCACCCGGGCCCCTTCGGCTGCGTCCACCTCGTCTGCAGCCAGATGGACGGGTACCGCGCCCAGCTCGCGCGCTGGGTCCAGCTCCTCGCCGCCAAGGGCGTCCAGGAGCTCGTCCTCGTCAACCGCCCGTGGCCGCTCGACGTGCCCCTCCCCGCCTCGCTCTTCACCATCACCACCCTCACCCGCCTCTACCTCGGCGTCTGGAAGCTGCCGGGCACGGCCGCCCTGCGTGGCGCCTCCTTTCCCCGCCTCCGCGAGCTCGGCCTCTATTTCGTGGAAATGGAGCACGGCGTCGTCGACTCCCTGGTCGCCAGGAGCCCCGTCCTGGAGGTCCTCAACATCGTGGGATGCATCAATGGCGGGTTGCGCCTACGTCTCGTCAGCCAGAGCCTGCGGTGCGTGCAAATCTGCGGCTCTGTTCTGGAGGACATCGCCGTGGTCAAGG is a window of Triticum dicoccoides isolate Atlit2015 ecotype Zavitan chromosome 2B, WEW_v2.0, whole genome shotgun sequence DNA encoding:
- the LOC119367001 gene encoding F-box/FBD/LRR-repeat protein At1g13570-like isoform X1; the protein is MAEQLQPPFDPATAADPHGRERCAELMLAYIYHNLPSYPLYDGARFTALAASRGGADRLSRLPRDLLRNVLARLPVKDAARTAALSSRWRALWRSTPLVLADIHLLPKARALRPTPADSPAVTAAVSRVLEAHPGPFGCVHLVCSQMDGYRAQLARWVQLLAAKGVQELVLVNRPWPLDVPLPASLFTITTLTRLYLGVWKLPGTAALRGASFPRLRELGLYFVEMEHGVVDSLVARSPVLEVLNIVGCINGGLRLRLVSQSLRCVQICGSVLEDIAVVKAPRLERLILIQSCKTARDLCTRLRIVDAPKLHTFGYLEPGQVLEVGETVIMPGINARSASAMLSSVKILTLNVRFGVRNDVKMVSTFLKCFPNAERLHIVSDKCDKPTGDHLTVKFWEESGPIENVLGGVWSH
- the LOC119367001 gene encoding putative F-box/FBD/LRR-repeat protein At1g78760 isoform X2, translated to MAEQLQPPFDPATAADPHGRERCAELMLAYIYHNLPSYPLYDGARFTALAASRGGADRLSRLPRDLLRNVLARLPVKDAARTAALSSRWRALWRSTPLVLADIHLLPKARALRPTPADSPAVTAAVSRVLEAHPGPFGCVHLVCSQMDGYRAQLARWVQLLAAKGVQELVLVNRPWPLDVPLPASLFTITTLTRLYLGVWKLPGTAALRGASFPRLRELGLYFVEMEHGVVDSLVARSPVLEVLNIVGCINGGLRLRLVSQSLRCVQICGSVLEDIAVVKAPRLERLILIQSCKTARDLCTRLRIVDAPKLHTFGYLEPGQVLEVGETVIMPGINARSASAMLSSVKILTLNVRFGVRNDVKMVSTFLKCFPNAERLHIVSDKCDKPTGDHLTVKFWEEAGPIENVVSHINVMTFREFKGDRGEVGFLEYVFQGARALEMVAIFMANPSSTPFSEDEAYVKAQYSARNMKSKSCQKCIIWSSHPAGRDAWSLKIGADFSFEDPFKVTSVEEEAS